GATGCTCCGGCAGCTTCTTCAGCAATTCCACATCGCTCTCGAGATACACAGGATGCGGGCGCCGATTCCACCAATCCATCTCAAACTCCCCACTGAGCGCAATCAGCTGCACTGCGGCATCACGGTCTCCCTGCGCGGCCTTCTTCCGCAATTCGGCTCGACGCAGATTGGAAGAAGGACCTTGATAGACAGCGCAGACCAGCGATTCAAATTTTTCGAGTGAGCCGCCGTCCGCTTCTTCCGACTGTCTCCAGCGCGCCGAGGCTTCGCGAATCTTCCCAAGACGAATCAGACAGTCGGTGGCGAGACCGTGCACCGGGGCATAGTCGGGGGAAATTTTGGAGAAGGCATCATATGTCGCCAGAGCCCCGGCGTGCTCGCCCGCCCGGTGCTGCTGCATGGCCCACTCCAGAAGCACGTAGGGCTCTTCGGGGAATTTCGCCGCCACCTCCTTGTGCAGCGCATAGGACGTCTTCACGTCCATGCTATACAGAACATTGGCAATCATGAATGCCTGGGCGGGCGTGCGGGATGCTTCGGGAAAGAGATCCAGCACCATTTGATTAGCCTCCTCCACTTCGCCTTCGGCAACCATTTGTCCCAGCTTTTCATGCACCTCTCCAATGGCAGCGGAAGCTTCACTCACCGCTTCGTTGAAGTCTGCCTGGAGAAAACCGGTGAGGCTCAGCACGCACAAGAGCTGGAGCAGTGAGACGCTTTTGATCTTCGCCAGATGAATCATGATAACGCAAGGAATCCCCCCACCCTGAAGGCAAAACCGACACCTGTCACGAT
This genomic window from Roseimicrobium gellanilyticum contains:
- a CDS encoding tetratricopeptide repeat protein, whose amino-acid sequence is MIHLAKIKSVSLLQLLCVLSLTGFLQADFNEAVSEASAAIGEVHEKLGQMVAEGEVEEANQMVLDLFPEASRTPAQAFMIANVLYSMDVKTSYALHKEVAAKFPEEPYVLLEWAMQQHRAGEHAGALATYDAFSKISPDYAPVHGLATDCLIRLGKIREASARWRQSEEADGGSLEKFESLVCAVYQGPSSNLRRAELRKKAAQGDRDAAVQLIALSGEFEMDWWNRRPHPVYLESDVELLKKLPEHPRIKAAICAAQCRMEEEPRLEAMKAILLSHGYLVDPAESLPEDGALLSMMLGSAMDAGLLTTESAREKFGARLRKMAKGPKDASLWNVVANLHAGTPEMLGIEEQAWAATADEKFAVGYLSERIRLGTAKANDPVLMKALKQFPESANIAALAVSIGVVMDEPMLIQAIKAEFRKFSIFKDALLRPRARQLRSYFVELERVLDKQKI